One region of Streptomyces rishiriensis genomic DNA includes:
- a CDS encoding TetR/AcrR family transcriptional regulator: MQERSEPEAARGPRRGRGRRPTAEVRADVLDAAGALLLERGMGGFTIEAVAERAGVSKTTIYKWWPSKGALALDGYFHAVESVLAFPDSDDVEADLTAQLRAFVRILTGTPAGRVIAELIGQAQTDPELSAALLERYSDPRRELAVRRMRRAQTEGQLRPDVDPEVLVDQLWGACYHRLLMPSLPLVEEFATSLVANLLRGVRA; the protein is encoded by the coding sequence ATGCAGGAACGGTCGGAACCGGAAGCCGCACGCGGACCACGGCGCGGCCGGGGCCGACGCCCCACCGCCGAGGTGCGCGCGGACGTCCTCGACGCCGCCGGCGCCCTGCTGCTCGAGCGCGGCATGGGCGGGTTCACCATCGAGGCGGTCGCCGAGCGGGCAGGAGTCAGCAAGACGACGATCTACAAGTGGTGGCCGTCCAAGGGAGCGCTCGCCCTCGACGGCTACTTCCACGCCGTGGAGTCCGTGCTGGCCTTCCCCGACAGCGACGACGTGGAGGCCGACCTCACGGCGCAGCTCCGCGCGTTCGTCCGGATACTCACCGGGACACCCGCCGGGCGGGTGATCGCCGAGCTCATCGGCCAGGCCCAGACCGATCCGGAGCTGTCCGCCGCTCTGCTGGAACGTTACTCCGACCCGCGCCGCGAACTCGCGGTCCGGCGGATGAGGCGGGCGCAGACGGAGGGACAGCTACGTCCCGACGTCGATCCCGAGGTCCTGGTGGACCAGCTGTGGGGTGCCTGCTATCACCGCTTGCTGATGCCCAGCCTGCCGCTCGTCGAGGAGTTCGCGACGAGCCTGGTCGCCAACCTGCTGCGCGGCGTACGCGCCTGA
- a CDS encoding SGNH/GDSL hydrolase family protein: MQRDVRTGGPAGHRRRGVTLLAALGSCALVAASAAPAAAHGGGGSAARYVALGDSYTSGPLIPRQVDANCARSDHNYPSIVAGRLRTATFKDVSCGGATTEHMWKAQGTNGPQLDAVGRNSDLVTVQIGGNDIGFGTIIGTCAQLAAQDPTGNPCQRHYGSSGVDQLTVAIAKTVPKVARVLQAVHDRAPHARILVVGYPDLLPDDGSGCAPSVPFATQDFPYLRDTGKRLNLMLRLVARWNHAEYVDTYGPTIGHDMCKPPSERWIEPLQPSSPAAPAHPNAKGEEAMAGAVWQRLTHGRGGR, encoded by the coding sequence ATGCAGCGCGACGTTCGCACGGGAGGACCGGCCGGCCATCGGCGAAGGGGCGTCACTCTTCTTGCCGCACTGGGGAGTTGTGCCCTGGTCGCCGCTTCCGCGGCACCGGCCGCGGCGCACGGCGGAGGCGGAAGCGCCGCTCGGTACGTGGCGCTCGGCGACTCCTACACCTCCGGCCCTCTCATTCCCCGGCAGGTGGACGCCAACTGCGCCCGCTCGGACCACAATTACCCGTCGATAGTGGCCGGGCGGCTCCGGACGGCCACGTTCAAGGACGTCAGCTGCGGCGGGGCGACCACCGAACACATGTGGAAGGCGCAGGGGACCAACGGCCCCCAACTCGACGCGGTGGGACGGAACAGCGACCTCGTGACCGTCCAGATCGGCGGCAACGACATCGGCTTCGGCACCATCATCGGGACCTGCGCCCAACTGGCCGCGCAGGACCCGACGGGCAACCCGTGCCAACGCCACTACGGCTCCTCGGGCGTCGACCAGCTCACCGTCGCGATAGCCAAGACCGTCCCCAAGGTCGCCCGGGTGCTCCAGGCCGTGCACGACCGGGCCCCGCACGCCCGCATACTCGTCGTCGGCTACCCGGACCTGCTGCCCGACGACGGCAGCGGCTGTGCGCCCTCGGTGCCGTTCGCGACGCAGGACTTCCCCTACCTCCGGGACACCGGCAAACGGCTCAACCTCATGCTCCGTCTGGTGGCGCGCTGGAACCACGCCGAGTACGTGGACACCTACGGCCCGACCATCGGCCACGACATGTGCAAGCCCCCGTCGGAGCGGTGGATCGAACCCTTGCAGCCCTCCTCCCCCGCGGCTCCCGCACACCCCAACGCCAAGGGTGAGGAAGCCATGGCGGGGGCGGTGTGGCAGCGCCTGACGCACGGCCGGGGCGGCCGCTGA